A genomic window from Triticum urartu cultivar G1812 chromosome 7, Tu2.1, whole genome shotgun sequence includes:
- the LOC125522924 gene encoding uncharacterized protein LOC125522924: MERSVLGGRAHRAGVHGGFAHADAPHRDRCRQWSSRTQTSHGDCAGGFAAAGARRPAAMTSWLLATPSHAWPSTVICTVYICHGGRAIKLQHQAKLRLALCRHLDACHGSGWTRSGPVRSLTEPPFGPAAGGPNWTGPTSAAVLFSGTGPMVVKLGPDREDRPCRHMATVSGRAWRRRAAAHVRRSLGGTGRRRRGKIAAGLALATLGMAVSRLVEKKRMDTSSGAGGGVTIRLSAFWLVPQFLVVGVGEAFEDPREDEVHRHGSVPGVALVASWFQRKKLVSSLFPILCHVNSVASIGFHVAGLLHVPYLPFLQCACYK; encoded by the coding sequence ATGGAGCGAAGCGTTCTTGGTGGCCGCGCACACAGGGCAGGTGTTCACGGCGGGTTCGCACACGCGGACGCGCCGCACAGGGACAGGTGCCGGCAATGGAGCAGCAGAACGCAGACGTCCCACGGCGACTGCGCAGGGGGGTTTGCAGCAGCTGGTGCAAGGAGGCCGGCAGCGATGACCTCATGGCTCTTAGCGACGCCAAGCCACGCCTGGCCCTCTACTGTCATCTGTACAGTGTACATATGCCATGGCGGCCGCGCCATCAAGCTCCAACACCAAGCCAAGCTACGCCTGGCCCTCTGCCGTCATCTGGACGCATGCCATGGCTCAGGGTGGACACGGTCCGGGCCGGTCCGGTCCCTGACCGAGCCGCCGTTTGGACCGGCCGCCGGCGGACCGAACTGGACCGGACCGACCAGCGCCGCGGTCCTCTTTTCAGGCACCGGACCGATGGTGGTGAAGCTCGGGCCGGACCGAGAGGACCGCCCATGCAGGCATATGGCGACGGTGAGCGGCCGTGCATGgcgacggcgagcggcggcgcaCGTCCGCAGGAGTCTAGGGGGCAcgggaaggagaaggagagggaAAATAGCCGCGGGCCTCGCCCTCGCCACGCTCGGCATGGCCGTCTCCAGGCTAGTCGAGAAGAAGCGCATGGACACCTCGAGCGGTGCCGGCGGCGGCGTCACCATCAGGCTCAGCGCGTTCTGGCTGGTGCCCCAGTTCTTGGTGGTGGGCGTCGGCGAGGCGTTCGAAGACCCCCGAGAGGATGAAGTCCATAGGCACGGGTCTGTTCCTGGCGTGGCTCTTGTTGCCTCCTGGTTCCAAAGAAAAAAACTTGTTTCCTCGTTGTTTCCTATTTTGTGTCACGTTAATTCTGTTGCCTCGATAGGATTCCACGTTGCAGGTTTGTTGCATGTGCCATATCTACCTTTTTTACAATGTGCATGTTACAAATAA